A genomic stretch from Candidatus Brocadiia bacterium includes:
- a CDS encoding RNA polymerase sigma factor — translation MVEPVLTDASFWEQIKQNNLPDKLYNTAFYLTRSHHDAHDICQETFLIGHRNINNFRGESSLSTYLYQVTINLCNKYHQKKKPGTTEEINNIASTQSSPYENTAVNEKCQVIQMALNELPPEYRQVVILKDMENFSYQEISEILNLSVQTVRTNLDNARNQLRIALKKIIA, via the coding sequence ATGGTTGAACCTGTTTTGACTGATGCGTCTTTTTGGGAACAAATCAAACAAAATAACCTGCCTGATAAATTATATAATACGGCTTTTTACCTTACTCGCAGCCATCATGATGCCCACGATATCTGCCAGGAAACATTCCTGATCGGTCACCGTAATATTAATAACTTCAGGGGGGAATCATCGCTTTCCACCTATCTTTATCAAGTAACCATCAATCTTTGTAATAAATACCATCAGAAGAAAAAACCTGGCACTACAGAAGAAATTAACAACATCGCCTCGACGCAATCATCGCCTTATGAGAACACGGCGGTCAATGAAAAATGTCAGGTTATCCAGATGGCGCTTAATGAACTGCCACCGGAATACCGTCAAGTGGTCATTTTAAAGGATATGGAAAACTTCTCATACCAGGAGATATCCGAAATACTCAATCTCTCGGTACAGACGGTCCGTACCAATCTGGATAATGCCCGTAACCAGCTGCGCATAGCTCTGAAGAAAATAATCGCTTAA
- a CDS encoding zf-HC2 domain-containing protein has protein sequence MKCPEIKQMLSPYLDNELSRPETEAVESHIKSCSDCRKELTELEQIKGLIKSLPRHNAPKNLLANVVINQPVSTPREKAGLRWKFQWVSTGLASAAAMFFVIYITMTALPRYELIHETSGFDVMSEAGKKPENNDAINTYKDKISGSLKLQESLKKGQEGFIPELTTNLKNKESDKSLDKKNSNEYSRGNQKGMVKSNKSSDMELSKAEAMKPKDMGDMIMSIKPEMGLKEKAMGSPGAPGAPPVFGAGAAPAEKRKYAFSIKVTDSALWNINSMENLLQQALATKQLVMVYFYFSSKDYFPKNRDEKLMEYSTRRAIFTKIFVTIDQSNKITDAWLGEFFSKNKLDHSAQCVILDYYGNMIQSVTKPLATNKITAAIDAADKKIYEIKSDFNTSYTKAEALGNSGKITEQIKILTGLLKKPYTGYPAIEKARIKLDNINQQALSDQKSIIQKYIDVADEDDRDIDMAIKELENLARQYKGLAAEKEIRDSINRVKQTRPSGE, from the coding sequence ATGAAATGCCCAGAAATCAAACAGATGCTCAGTCCTTATCTGGATAATGAATTATCGCGGCCGGAGACCGAAGCAGTGGAATCGCACATCAAATCCTGTTCGGATTGCCGCAAAGAACTGACCGAACTGGAGCAAATCAAAGGCCTAATTAAATCACTGCCCCGCCATAATGCGCCTAAAAACCTTTTGGCTAACGTCGTTATCAACCAACCCGTTTCGACCCCCAGGGAAAAAGCCGGACTGCGGTGGAAATTTCAATGGGTATCTACCGGATTGGCTTCTGCCGCGGCTATGTTCTTTGTCATATATATCACCATGACTGCCCTGCCACGGTATGAATTAATACATGAAACGAGTGGATTTGATGTCATGTCAGAAGCTGGTAAAAAGCCAGAGAATAACGATGCTATTAACACGTATAAGGATAAAATTTCAGGCTCATTAAAATTGCAAGAATCTCTCAAGAAAGGACAGGAAGGATTTATCCCGGAATTAACCACTAACTTAAAGAACAAGGAATCAGATAAGAGCTTGGACAAAAAAAACAGTAATGAATATTCCCGCGGCAACCAAAAGGGGATGGTGAAATCCAATAAATCTTCTGATATGGAATTGAGTAAAGCTGAAGCTATGAAGCCAAAAGATATGGGTGATATGATCATGTCAATAAAACCGGAAATGGGATTGAAAGAAAAAGCTATGGGGTCGCCGGGGGCACCGGGTGCGCCGCCTGTGTTTGGAGCCGGAGCTGCGCCGGCCGAGAAAAGGAAATACGCCTTCAGCATAAAAGTCACTGATTCCGCCCTTTGGAATATCAATTCCATGGAAAATCTCCTCCAGCAAGCCCTGGCCACAAAGCAGTTGGTAATGGTATACTTCTATTTCTCAAGCAAGGACTATTTCCCTAAGAACCGTGATGAAAAGCTTATGGAGTATTCAACTAGACGGGCTATTTTTACCAAAATATTTGTAACCATCGACCAGTCCAATAAAATTACCGACGCCTGGCTGGGAGAATTCTTCAGCAAGAACAAGCTGGACCATTCCGCCCAATGCGTTATCCTCGATTATTACGGCAATATGATCCAATCCGTGACAAAACCGCTGGCCACCAACAAGATAACCGCGGCAATAGACGCGGCTGATAAAAAAATTTACGAAATCAAGTCCGACTTTAACACTTCTTATACCAAGGCTGAGGCACTGGGCAACAGCGGCAAAATAACGGAGCAGATTAAAATCCTGACCGGATTGCTGAAGAAACCCTATACCGGCTACCCGGCCATTGAGAAAGCCCGGATTAAACTGGATAATATCAATCAACAGGCTTTGAGTGACCAGAAAAGTATCATTCAAAAATACATCGATGTTGCTGATGAAGATGACCGGGATATAGATATGGCTATCAAAGAACTGGAAAATCTGGCCAGGCAATACAAAGGATTAGCTGCGGAAAAAGAAATCAGAGATAGTATTAACCGGGTAAAACAAACCCGTCCGTCTGGTGAATAA